The window CAGCACTCATATTCATATGAAGTTGTTCTATGACTGTGAGTAGTGTTATAAGGTctctctacatgtgttgctgcactgaatgtgttacaaaaaatgttgccGAAAGGGTTATAACACCACACCATACATGCTAGTTCACCTGTGGCTGTGGCATTTCCCATCATGTgatagcattagcattaagataACAGACTAAAGACTAAACCATGTGGTTATCTGGAAGAAACTGGTAATTATctcttttatgtttagtttgacaataaTCATCAACTGAGAGTGGTTGTAAACAGCGCTCAAGTTTGCTCTCTCAAGTCAAAACCAAAAATGGCCTTTAGAACGGCTCTTATCTTGAAAAACTCTTAAGTTGGGTCACTTGTATCGCAAGGTACCAACCACTATGTTAGCTTTGGAAAGTCACAATTTGTTATGCAGCTCTTGTCCTGTGTTACTGGAACACACTCGATTGTGTATGGTCCCGAGCCTTACCCACAGTTGTTACAATTGAAGTGATCAGGGTGGTAGGGGTCATTCTTGAACAAAAGAGGTTGCTCTTCAATGATGGCGTGACACTTTTGGCAGATGTACTTGCCCAGACCACGTGCTTTCTCTCTGTTGTGGCACGGGCGACACAGGTGCCTGAACAGGGGGAAAAGTGTGATAGGTTAAACATTAAGGTTTTGATCTTCAATATCAATATTGTATCAGTTTGTTCAGGGGAAACTGACCTGCCTGCATTCTTAACAAATCCTACATCAGCGAGCACGGCCTGGCATATGTCACAGCAAAAACATTCAGGGTGCCAGCTGTTGTTCATGGCCTTGATGACGCGGCCAATGATGAACTCACCTGAGACACAAACACATCAAGATGAGAGGTTTGTTCATTGTTCGTggataattgttttttgttttgttttgttttttaattaaattcagGATCCAGCATCCTTTGGCCCAGTTCTGTTGCACTTGAGTACAGTTTCCAAACTTACCACACTGGTGGCAGCATGGTGCAAAGAGCATCTGGAAGTCATGTTCACAGTATTTCCTGTCTTCAAactgtaaaaacattttaaggctatcagaatcagaatgacCTTTATTGGCCAATCATTCTAAAACCtattggaaaaatgtatttacagcaATCATATaatgttattaataaataaaaaaaaaaaaagacaagacgaAACTCCAAATTTCTTTTGGAAAGAACAGGAGAATCAATGAGATGAGCTTTAGCGCTGTTACAGACAAGAAATAAAGTCAGACccatttactgtacagtaacCAGACGGGAAACTCAATACAGCAGTGCACTGAGGATATACTGTACTCGCATCAATATCCTGTTGTTATATTTGTGTGAATGTAACATTATAGCTTCAAGCATCAGGTACTGCACATGCAGTAGCTACAAGATAACATTGGAGCATTGATTGAATCGTCCATACAATACATATCAGTGACCCAGAAGAGCACTAAGTTATTGAAGTATATCAATGACAACATCATGCACTTGTTAAATAATGCTATATGAACAAAACGGTAGATTTACCTCATAGAATAGTCCCTCCGGGAACTGTTGGAAACACTGGGCGCACACAAAGCACTGTTCATGGTAAAGCTCTCCGTTACTGTTCACTATCTTCTCAGCTGGAGCAAAGCCACTCTTGCAGCGCTCACACATGGCATTGGCCAGGGCATTGGCCATGTTGCtaaggaataaaataaaacgggGACAATTAATGCCAGGTAATACTGtcacaatcacaaaaataaaggaatGGTTACATTTGGATCATCAACTGAAAGGAGAGAGTAGAGCAGGTAATGCTGTTCCATACAATTGGCCTCATTCACTAATGCACCATTGCAGGACAAATCTGAGATTCATCCCTATCTTAACTTGTTTTTGTCAACAATTTGTTGGACCGCTCACattttttactttacatttaTTATGTGCACCACATTCTCTAATTTAATTTCAGATTTACTAGAAATTAAAACTTACAAAAATTGTTACAATATGCCATTGGTTTCGTGTTTTACCAAGTTCTCCATTGataccagctttttttttttttataaaaagggATAAAGATTAAGAAAGTTATATAGTTATGGAGCAATGATGTGACTAAAGCGCTGCTCATTGGCCGAGTTGTGTCTGATGAATCTCGTTTTGAAGGGAAAACAGGGACACGGTTTATGCTAATTGCAGCTCACGGGCAAATCATTTACAATGAATTTTAATTCATTAACATACACATTGTGGTGCGTAAAATATTGGCTGGTACGCTCAACTTGTTTGAAGTTTGAGCATTTCTAGAGTATTTCCATGCATTTATTAGTGGATGAGGCCCATTGTGTTAACATGCAGCTTCTTAAAAtgttatatattatttaatatCAGCAAACATCTGCAATCAAAGTTCACTTATGAATCTTTGTTCCTAATGGGAGCCATGGAAAAATAAGATTAACATGCAAATTGAGAAAAGACCAGAAGCTGGTTTGtctcagaaaaagaaaatcaatcagTTAAGAGAATCCAGACTAACTACATTAATAATTAACAGCAAAGTAAGCATGACCCAATTGACCCGAGTaataaaattatatgaaaattagATGAGGCAAACTCCTGGGCGACATTGAAACACATCAGTGTCACATTCTGGGAAGGATTTATTCAGGGTGTAAAACCCGTCATTAGTGCGTGTGTTCACCTAAAACTCCAATGATGAAATCATGGCTGATGTAACATGACCAGTCCACTAATTCATTAGTTAagttatatttttaagaaatgAGAGAAAATAAGATTggtaaaacagattttttttttaaattacgtaTTTATGGATTGCGTCCTTCTACAGTTGGCTCCTTATCATCTCTCAATAAAAGTCTGTTGCAGACTGTAAAAACTAAAACATTCtatagattctgacctgatgTAACATGCACAGTCAGCCCTGCCTTACAGGATTAGTGGCAGGATGTGATACGTCCCTTTGGCATTTCCACCCTGTATTCCGCCGGTGCCACATTGCAGAACAGAGTTTCTTCAATAAACAGTGAAATTGCCAACTCTACTGGTCCTTGATGCTACTAAACCTACTGTATGCTAGAGAGAACCACATCCTTCCTCCGATTCTCTATCTGTGCTCAGTTAGATGTAACGCCGCAATGATAAGCAATAAATTTAAAAAGGCACCAGTTATTGGAAGCTCTGACAACAATAAAAGAATGGATGGGCACTCCAGATTCCTACACCAGCTCATTACCAACAAATTGTGACCTTTTGAAAAACTAGACCACACAATATGTTACAATATTTTCCTCAGTGTATTGTGTTGtgatcatatatatatttttttaattttatggtcAAACCCAAATTTTGGTTTCATGATGAAATCACAGTAAGAAACCTTTAGCTTCAACAAATCCACTGTTGACTTCATGTCTTTAGTCAGTCAACATAGCATTTATATTTAGCCTTCATGTCATTCATGGACACATACTCAGGATAccagctgacattttttttattttgcataatCACTCCTCCCCTCCTTGGCACAAAAATAGCTTACTCTGTGTTTGCGCCTGTTGAGTTTGGAGCTATCCTTGCACaaataacctaaaaaaaatccaaccagTCGGTAAAACCCAGCTTCCGCATAATATCGAAATTCTTCACATTCTCTAACACCTCGAGGTCGCAGCAAACCGACCAGCAGCAGTTCAGTTTATGAGTAGACAGAATGTCCCAGTACATCGATATATGTTCAGGACAGTCAGTGCCATCTCAGTTAGcaaaatgtatgatttggtGCTTGTAGAGAACATATCATTGGGAATAAAAAATACCTTTCCACGACATTATTAGGCTTGATTCAGCATTAGAAACTGCATACGATAACTTATCACTAATTTCAGTTTATTTGTGTCTTTAAAACTGCACCTAGTTTTTCTTTGATGAAGAGGTAAATTCCCCTTTACCCATGATTCTATTAGAAAATAGCATTATATGTTATGTCAGAACTAATCACAAGGTGTGTCACTGTCCTTCATATACTTACAATCGTgcataaaaatcacaaaactcCTTATAGACTTTGAcatcactctttcgcctctgggaCTTGGACACCGGGACTTCTGCCTCCCCACTGTCGCCATGCCGAAACCTTTGATGGTCACCATTCAACTCCCCATGTGGAATGTAGTCCAAGACCTCACCATCCTCAGGTATGGAAGGTGGTAGAGCACGACTATTCATTTTTGTACTCTTTTCCAGGTACAAAACTTTGGTGCTTCAAAGTTCAATTAGGCAAATCCAGCCATCAGTCAGAGCAGTTATCCGTAATGCAAGAGGCAAACTGAGCCACTCATCAGACTGTGATGGGTGTAGTCTCTCCCTCtcctgcatgcacacacacacaaacacacacccactCACTCCTTCGTTCCCACAtcaatagtctttttttttcagttatataTTCAAGCGTGCGCACTTACATGAACATACACgtgcacgcatgcacgcacgcacacacacacgcacacacacacacacacacaccacacacacacacacacacacacgcacacacacacacacacacacacaacacacacacacacacacacacacaaagacagagTCTCCTGCCTGTCGAACTTGCTGTCTATTCTTGGACCAGCTACTGAAATTAAGAGCCAACCCGAACGCATGCCTGTTGAGAGGCCACATATTCATGCACACCTGCGGAcatatgcacaaacacacaaaagtgtGATTTGCAGACATCAagtgtttttttcaaattgagtATTGTATGGATTCTAAATGACCTGGCATTACGAAACAGAATGACTTGTGTGGGTGAGGTTgttttgtccacttggggttgaccagttcagggtgcagtccgccttttgcccgaagttagcggagataggctccagcattctcgtGACCCTtatcaggataagcggcttggatggatggatggatagatggatggatgggtcgcCATCCTCGCATTCTACAATACAAGACAGAtttatctgtgactttgagtcCTTATGCCTTCAGAAGGCGGGGCCTAATCTGGAGAATGACAGAAGAATCAGCCAGTGAGAGTGTagagctgattggctgttaaCTGGCTAACGCAGTTAACATAACAGTCAGCATGTGTAAGTATTATGTGAATGAGTGCGAGTTGTGGGCACcggtatatttgttttttaattacttgTTGAATAAAGCGATTTAAAGTGTACAGATGGATTTCTATCCTTTATAACTTAtggggatgttcaaatactttctaACTATTGGAAAAAGCTGTAGAAAAATGATCCTTTTAAAGGTTTGTCCCAGACATTTTGGAGTGAATTATGCAATAATGTACCAGTACGAGTATATAATATTCATCTTGTATGGTGTGAGCATATGAAGGGtgtacatatttgtgtgtgtgtttgttgacaTGACTCCATCTTTCTACAAATAGACACCCAGTGAACCCTCATCTCCAAACTAGGTGCTAGCAGCTGCTCTTGTGTGCGGGCTAGAGTGGGTGGGGGCACTGTATACACATGATATATGGTTCACAGCAGTATTTGTTTCTATCAATGAGACTCAATGCCATCAATTCAGACGAGGGCTTCAAAACTCACATAACATGAATGATCAGTAAACTCTATACAgtaaatccagccatccatcacTGTACTCatgttatatatataaacatgaaGCTGTTTTAGGGTCTTCAAACAATTCACACACgtttaaacagaatatattaagagagagagtgagaaagacagagagcgagagagagaatcaGAGAGAGAAAGGAAGTGATTAAAAAATGGGAGAAATATCAAAATTAATAACACACATTACAAAGAGTAAGTTGTTTACATCCTGACGAGACTCCCTCTAAAAACAATTGCCTTAActgtttaaaagaaagaaacagtATGGTGGTAGATTTCACCTTGCATAATACAAACTTAAAAGTACCTtcccaaaaccaaaaaataaaagaacggTCACCTGTACTAGCTCTAGCTACGGagagacggggaaaaaaaatctaatcagcagggggaagaaacacacacaacccTTCCTCTTGATTACAGCCATTAGCACAATAATGAACAGTGGACCACCCGATTACGTGGAGTATTATTACTGGAAGATCCCTTCTGTAACAAAGTTTTCAAATTGCGTCTCAGGAATACATACTAGACAATGTTGCATTTTAAGATTTCCATCTTTTAGCATCCACCAAGCCATTGGTCAATCGATTACAACTGAATGTGATCTGTGTTTTTATGTGGAATTAAGTCTAACaaggttcatactcagtctgaccaaaaaaattcaagggCTTTTTAGgtgcattcttaggggctgacatgaaaaatttagggctgacacggaaaaaatttagggccatcgtgagAAAtcaagaggaaggaaaaaagactcacccaatgggtgccatcaaccgttcttggttcatcaaatgttccagtatctcagtacctgtgacagtgatcacctgtcgccccttgtggtagttctcattgatatgaccattgtcaacgtcttcacataacagtatacagaaaaacagattctaactacaattgcaactatatacacaaatgtcttctactgatgtctgtttcagcacccctactctagctccttgagcctacccagtgcctcctctatttgttgctgcagaagGGTTAGTtagccaaagtggctctcttgtcttTTCCTCTGCCTCTgatgcattggcctcggtgataaacctcagattcctcttttcttctgcaaCCTCACACAGcatgtcagccttctcaataagcgttgatatgtcagtccctattctggcttttttggctttgaagcagtagagatgaaaagtgggcagcgatgccaaatgtagccatgtacgaagtcttcctttccccatagtggtagtttttagcaatgtcactgtctgggaacatgactgcaaacacttttgaattattttcacaagatctgtaactgtaatggctgcagatcacttttaaagtccacacgatctctgcctttaatgagtccgtcttcgtgtattgaactacgttcttaaagcctgacttctggctggttgaaatcgatggctggacaactgtaggtgcgcattagggatcgcaaccggtcaCAAATAGCCGGATATAAcaggttttcgtttttttgaaaccgaaaccgtaatcggactttcgaaatcggttaaaatttccaataatttcttccggttccggtactccacattgcgctattttttcaacatcaattccacttttttcaagtttcactgttagagtaaagttcgactcaaaagaacattcagttaaatcaaagaaacatcaaacatggcatcgaggaaacgctcggtatactttcatgccctttctgaaagtctgaaagaagaatgtcaacattaaaacaaaaacaaaaaaaattaaaattcaacttacacgagtgcgtttttgaaagccacattcaacaagcttgtttgtcaatattgtatacaaactatcccattaccgcggagtaaattaacgatgatggtgtagcgccggagaaaaggagtcggaggcggagtgtcggacaatggaacaaaacttgttttattggcagacatcaaaacactactcgcataaaggggggaactctgtgaactcgtcactctggaagagcaacaacaaaaacagtccgtgcggaaccccgcaccccaattTGAGGGCCCATGTGTGAATTATATAAaaaccactatggtaccggttttaaaaccggttaaacGTTTTTtctgctacagctgttcggttaaaaccggttatgaaagtaagcgtttttttgcgatccctagtgcgcatgcactgctagtaccactgcctgaagttgatgcttcactatcttgatattttagaaacagattcataccaacggaagatgtgagagtcttcgccaaatcagcgtgtctcctgtttttccggtgcgattCCAGCAGTTTgatgcccatcttttcaagctggtaactctccttgcacagatggcagtaaaacatgtgccgatcttttggatctcgacgaacccagctcccaaactccttactttcaacccaagcttcttgaaaaatgcacttccccgtgatacaagttggatcgatgaaagaactacgctacgtcgtaacgaagacgaagtgaaatgccttactcacggaaacaaactatggaatatcgacaagatggcgactagttgtcaacacggtgacttccgttgacaatttccggctgatttggatgccagacggatcactatttttttttcaaataaaagattaatttattttttcgggagaattttggcagtagaggtcctccctttgattttttttaatttaaggcctttttaggggcttgaccggttttcgcggattttaaggacttttaggagcctctaaatgcaccttcgaaaatttaggggtttttagggacttatagggccgcgtgcgaaccctgtctaAAGTTCCTTAGCAACGATTCAAGGGCTGGGACAAGGGGGAAAAATTGACAAGCTAGTTTTCCATTTATtacttcataaaaaaacaattttcataaACAGTGCTCATAttgcatttttaacaatttaaattGTGTTACAAACTGGTAGCATTCTacttaatttcatttcataacTATTTTCTTTAACCTTCCACATAGAAAGTTTGCTGTTGAATAGTTGATCTATTACAGCAATCTAATATGACCACTGTCATCTACTACTGAGTGTACTGATAAAGAAGCATCCCATGATTGTCACCAGATGTGGACTTGCCATAGGAGgacaaaaatgttattgtagCGGCAATTGGTAGTGTAGTGGATTATATAACTGATGGGTGTGAATAGCTGTATTCCAGTTGATAACTAAGATGTCCtgccagtgaatgagttaatatTTCTTTAACAAACTTTCGTGAGCAATGACAGACagtattatatactgtataagaaTGGTGACAGTCTGGTCCAAGACAACGGAGGTGCTCCAGGCGTTTGTTTTtatattctatccatccatccatccttcatccaaaatgcttatcctcacaggttttgcaggagtgctgcagcctatcccagctatcttcaggcaggaggtgggccaCACCCAAAACtccttgccagccaatcgcagggcacattgaaacaaacaacagttagcGCTCACAAGGACAGctcagagcaatttagagtatacaatttagagtctctaaataatgcatgtttttgggatgtgggaggaaacaggaaaacccacgcaggcacggggagaacatacaaactccatgtCATGAAcagggctcgagggtggacccaaatgcacgactccagagacaagcagacagtgcagaggaaacctttattcggtccaaggtctgggatcaggcagacagtccaaacaatcagaagtaatagtacggcaggcttacgagggtggtcagtggacaggcgtgggtcggtaaatgaagagcagaagtcaggcaaaaaggagtgcgggaacgaggcatcaaggacgacgatctggtagaggacaagtcgtcccccgggtcctatatatactgggcggcatcagctgggacaaggtgcaggtgtgcgctgactaattagctagccacacaggtggggccgaaatttgaaccccagccctcagaactgtgaggcagatgctctaacccagGGGTGCCCGGTAACAGGTAGCTAAGAGTAAAGAAGTATGACTACATGATGTTAGGGCTGCAGCTATCATATGTATTTTAAGAATAAATTATTCTACAGGTTATCCCATCCTAtctaaaccatccatccatccattgtctgagctgcttatactcacaacggtcacgggaaagctggagcctatcccagctatcattgggcaggaggcgggtaacaccctgatctggttgccagccgttCACAGGGCATATGTGAACAaaatcatttgcactcacattcacgcctatgggcaatctagagtcttctattaacctaccatggatgtttttgctatctgggaggaaactggagtgcctggagaaatcccacgcaggcacagggagagcatggaaactccacaaaggtgggccCGGGAGttgaacccttgtcctcagaactattaGGCATACGCTCTAACCAATCATCCATAGTGCCTCTCTACTCCATAGAGTAAttggatttaaaacaaaaaaagatttatgacacaAAATAACATGCGCATATAAGAagcagtcacttttttttgtccacttggggcCCCCCTCCTCAAATTCAATTGTAGTGTCTGCGACTTTGAGTATGTATGGCTTGAAAATGCAGGGTCTGGCCTGTTGACTGACATCGGTATCAGTGGACTACAGTATGGtttattaaatttgttttttcaattgcTTACCCAAAGGCTATATATTCTAAATATCGACAGTAGCTAGTACGTACTAGTAATTAGCAGGAGTAATAatgtaattggctggcgaccagttctgggtgtaccccaccactcgtccgatgatagctgggataggggccagcacgcccacaaccttactgaggataagcagaatggaagatgATTGAAAAGTAGTAATAATATTGTGATTAAGTATAATcttccaatcatttttttttcagaaagagaaatattttgaaaaaactcTTCAACCAGTTCTATGGAAGTAGACAGGCTGAAAAGTATCACATGCCTAAATAATGTAAACATGTACACAGTATCAACAGAAACCATGGCAACACTGACAAGCGCCGAGCTTGGAATGGCAACGTGTGGGCACACACTCACccatacatacaaacaaacacacacattcaactCACAACACCCACTTTCACCGGGACTATCTCAAGACTCACTTGAATCCACATGGCAACAATCAACACAGATAGGGTAGTATAATCATTTAGTAAAAAGTAATACATCCTATACATCCATCAAATAGACTTACTAGTAACTGTCCTCATTATTTAAaacttggattaaaaaaaaagtaccaaaaaTGATTAAATCAAAGAAGAAGGTAGTTTGGTTGTTTCATATTGCACTACTTAATATTTGTCCACAGGAATATTTTTGGAATACTGTGCAGTACTGCTGGATCAAACCTGTTTTAATGTCCTTATTCCTGTCATGAAGAAAATTATTGTATAGAATACATTAACATTAATAGATTTGTTGTATGCTCTTTGCACAAGTATCCCATGCAGAACTGTTGCAACGATCGCAAAACACTGTTTCTGACAAAAACTATAATAAACATTGTTCAGCTAGAGTGTGAGgactataaataaaataatgcaccataagaaagaagacaaaagtcacttcttctCTAGTTTCACATTCACAGACAAATATTATTTGATAACATATTATTGTGGCCGAAGCTTACAGTGATGTGTAAAAGCTGTCATATAAAATGCCATTAGATGGTGTAAGTGTTGCAATAggtgaaaatacaaagaaatgtgTGGCTATACTCATAAATATTAGCAGGTTATTTTCTAAATAAGCACAAATCAAAGTTTGTTTAACATGACTGGGATCATTTCTAAAGACAGAGCCCCCTCTTTGTGTCTACATTCTTCACATTGCAACATTCCTGCTCCAACCTGAGGAGGGGAACAAGTGTTGATAAATGGTCACACCACAATTTCACAAGTTGTGCACATCCTACTATT of the Syngnathoides biaculeatus isolate LvHL_M chromosome 14, ASM1980259v1, whole genome shotgun sequence genome contains:
- the LOC133512690 gene encoding LIM and senescent cell antigen-like-containing domain protein 1 isoform X3, whose amino-acid sequence is MANALANAMCERCKSGFAPAEKIVNSNGELYHEQCFVCAQCFQQFPEGLFYEFEDRKYCEHDFQMLFAPCCHQCGEFIIGRVIKAMNNSWHPECFCCDICQAVLADVGFVKNAGRHLCRPCHNREKARGLGKYICQKCHAIIEEQPLLFKNDPYHPDHFNCNNCGKELTADARELKGELYCLPCHDKMGVPICGACRRPIEGRVVNAMGKQWHVEHFVCAKCEKPFLGHRHYERKGLAYCETHYNQLFGDVCYHCNRVIEGDVVSALNKAWCVNCFACSTCNTKLTLKNKFVEFDMKPVCKKCYEKFPLELKKRLKKLSETVARK